Proteins from a single region of Styela clava chromosome 1, kaStyClav1.hap1.2, whole genome shotgun sequence:
- the LOC120348296 gene encoding chloride channel protein C-like yields MENVVLADVTTTSNNDGVKSDVDNVFDAVEFQGETNKDDIRITKANVPKQRNKSVYDKILHEDIDDSHLATSEIYNQFFASGRDYESAFVNHKYTEQEKEELQKYDSLDYLPPWSDAYKEWLRQQPRRLDWDRWVMMGLIGFTVGFVGFLLHQFIDLISNTKWQTATKLLEQGLGVAWIFSLGYSLAFLLPGVALVVWYRPSAAGSGIPELIGFLNGTIIRHIFNIRTMVVKFVSCVCAVGAGMPVGPEGPMIHLGGLIGAGLSQFKSDSLNIRPQYFQRFRNSEDRRNFISAGVAAGVASAFGAPVGGLLFSMEEVSSFWNMKLSWQTFFCCMVATITTDLFNSAFSAFSYQNTFGLFTAEANILFQVDSTLSTNIIAFLPSAILGCLGGILGALFTFLNLKIARARRVLLSKIQTVWKKKVLRCVEPCIILLLMVTISTLLPAAFPCTKYQCYEESKQQSTIISSEHPECLTVTLDDNIPPRTEDSVERYTCSKGYYWETGDVTVSNKSYNEVATLLFVTGEQAIRHLFSRGTHHEFSIPSLITVLVFYYFLACWAAGTSMSSGLVVPMLLIGGLYGRIIGQAMVNWFGIKNPYDDNDLYWAWIDPGAFALIGAASFFGGVSRLTMSLTVIMMEITNDITFLLPLMTAIMFAKWIGDYFTHPFYHANLELKCIPFLDSEPVVYMDGTKLLNLELFSAKDVMTKSVKTLTPVEPVEHVCHLLLETEHGGFPVCKPPMSNSSGAPVYYGIITRLELLMLLQNSDIFVNTSKEIAADNREVKSQLDYQKVHIDRLLNGKQVYQVLEKYLKDGNMADMSIDLTPYLNRSCPTIPDTFSLHRTYIIFRTLGLRHLPVVNETNEVVGIITRKDLMGFKLEERLNHIAEHDREEAAYLSNTSTA; encoded by the exons ATGGAGAACGTCGTACTTGCTGACGTCACTACTACAAGTAATAATGATGGCGTCAAAAGCGATGTTGATAACGTGTTTGACGCAGTGGAGTTCCAAGGAGAAACCAATAAAGATGATATAAGGATCACCAAGGCAAATGTGCCAAAACAAAGAAACAAGAGTGTTTATGATAAAATACTGCATGAAGATATAGATGATTCCCACTTGGCTACAAGTGAAATATACA ACCAATTTTTCGCTTCCGGTCGAGATTACGAGAGTGCGTTCGTAAATCACAAATACACAgaacaagaaaaagaagaatTACAAAA ATATGACAGTTTGGATTATCTTCCACCATGGAGTGACGCTTACAAAGAATGGCTTAGGCAACAGCCAAGAAG GCTTGATTGGGATAGATGGGTGATGATGGGTCTCATCGGGTTTACTGTTGGGTTTGTCGGGTTCTTGCTACATCAATTCATTGATTTGATATCGAATACTAAGTGGCAAACAGCAACAAAATTATTAGAG CAAGGTCTAGGAGTAGCCTGGATATTTTCACTGGGATATAGTTTAGCATTTCTTCTACCAGGAGTAGCACTTGTTGTG TGGTACAGGCCATCAGCAGCCGGGTCGGGAATTCCAGAGTTGATAGGATTCTTAAACGGAACAATTATTCGTCACATTTTCAACATTAGAACGATGGTTGTAAAATTTGTGTCATGTGTTTGTGCAGTAGGAGCGGGAATGCCTGTTGGTCCTGAAGGTCCAATGATTCACTTGGG cgGATTAATCGGTGCCGGATTGAGTCAGTTCAAGTCGGATTCATTGAATATCCGTCCTCAGTACTTTCAAAGATTTCGTAACTCCGAAGACAG ACGAAATTTCATTTCCGCTGGAGTAGCAGCGGGTGTCGCCTCAGCTTTCGGAGCTCCTGTTGGCGGCCTTCTATTTTCTATGGAAGAAGTTTCATCATTTTGGAACATGAAATTATCCTGGCAGACTTTTTTCTGTTGCATGGTCGCTACAATCACCACAGATCTGTTTAATTCTGCATTCAGTGCTTTCAGCTATCAAAACACATTTGGACTATTTACAGCAGAAGCAAATATACTCTTTCAG GTTGACTCAACGTTATCCACGAACATAATAGCATTTCTGCCGAGTGCCATACTTGGATGTCTCGGGGGCATATTAGGAGCtctttttacatttttgaaCCTAAAAATTGCTCGAGCAAGAAGGGTTTTATTGAGTAAAATTCAAACGGTTTGGAAGAAAAAAGTTCTCCGATGCGTCGAACCTTGCATTATTCTA ttaCTTATGGTGACAATTTCAACGTTACTTCCAGCTGCATTTCCTTGCACGAAATATCAATGTTATGAGGAATCAAAACAGCAATCAACAATTATATCTAGCGAACA TCCAGAATGTCTCACTGTCACCCTCGACGATAATATTCCACCAAGAACTGAGGATTCTGTAGAGAGATATACTTGTTCAAAGGGATATTACTGGGAAACGGGAGATGTCACTGTATCTAACAAGTCTTACAATGAAG TTGCAACTTTACTGTTTGTTACCGGGGAACAAGCAATCAGACATTTGTTTTCTCGAGGAACTCATCATGAATTTTCAATACCAAGTCTAATCACTGTGTtggtgttttattattttctcgcTTGTTGGGCAGCTGGAACCTCTATGTCTAGTGGACTTGTGGTACCCATGTT GCTCATTGGTGGACTGTATGGTCGTATTATTGGACAAGCTATGGTTAACTGGTTCGGAATAAAGAATCCGTACGATGACAACGACCTGTATTGGGCGTGGATCGATCCTGGTGCATTTGCTCTTATTGGAGCAGCTTCGTTCTTTGGTGGCGTTTCAAGACTAACGATGTCTCTTACAGTTATTATG ATGGAAATAACAAATGACATCACTTTTCTTCTTCCATTAATGACCGCTATCATGTTTGCGAAATGGATAGGAGATTATTTTACTCACCCGTTTTATCACGCAAACTTGGAATTGAAATGTATACCTTTCCTCGATTCAGAGCCAGTAGTATACATGGATGGAACAAAGTT GTTAAATCTAGAGCTCTTCAGTGCAAAAGACGTCATGACAAAATCAGTTAAAACTCTAACACCTGTAGAACCAGTGGAGCATGTTTGTCATTTATTGTTGGAAACAGAGCATGGAGGATTCCCTGTCTGCAAGCCTCCTATGAGTAATTCCAGCGGTGCACCAGTATACTACGGAATAATTACAAG ATTAGAATTGCTGATGTTGCTGCAAAATTCTGATATTTTCGTGAACACTTCTAAGGAGATAGCAGCAGATAACAGAGAAGTGAAATCCCAACTTGACTACCAAAAG GTTCACATTGACCGACTGCTCAACGGAAAACAAGTTTATCAAGTTTTAGAAAAATACTTAAAAGATGGAAATATGGCTGATATGAGTATTGATTTG ACCCCATATTTGAACCGTTCTTGTCCTACTATTCCGGATACATTTTCTCTCCATCGAACATACATAATATTTCGAACATTGGGACTCCGACATCTACCGGTCGTGAACGAAACCAATGAAGTAGTTGGAATAATAACAAG AAAGGATCTGATGGGATTCAAACTTGAAGAACGTTTAAATCATATTGCCGAGCACGATAGAGAAGAGGCCGCCTACTTATCGAATACATCAACAGCTTAA